A stretch of the Archangium violaceum genome encodes the following:
- a CDS encoding GYD domain-containing protein, producing MQYMILARYKAEVLKNLLQNPDSLEGREDYAQKFYGSVGGKVMHSYFIRGAKWHFLVIVDFPDAEAAHTAVMVGYASGAFEEGELHHLATMDEAVSALRRASAGGVVYFPPK from the coding sequence ATGCAATACATGATCCTCGCGCGGTACAAGGCCGAAGTCCTCAAGAACCTCCTGCAGAATCCCGACAGCCTGGAGGGACGCGAGGATTACGCGCAGAAGTTCTACGGCTCGGTGGGCGGCAAGGTGATGCACTCGTACTTCATCCGGGGTGCGAAGTGGCACTTCCTGGTCATCGTCGACTTCCCGGACGCGGAGGCCGCCCATACCGCCGTCATGGTGGGCTACGCCTCGGGGGCCTTCGAGGAGGGCGAGCTGCACCACCTGGCGACCATGGACGAGGCGGTGAGCGCCCTGAGGCGGGCGTCCGCTGGCGGCGTGGTCTACTTCCCGCCCAAGTAG
- a CDS encoding ornithine cyclodeaminase family protein, whose amino-acid sequence MDTLLITQQDLKQIVARVGIHALMDGLLHSLERALQEFDETQTEVRKREGFLLEAPQPGVLEWMPVMRKGDSVTLKIVSYAPANPRRFGIPTIIANNSLYDVQTGHLRALVDGVLATALRTGAASAIASKYLAHPDSRVVGLVGCGAQAVTQLHALSRVFGIERVLAYDIDPDVQKSLPARVAFLGLEVLPAPLEVVEAQADILCTATSVEVGAGPVIRGTALKPHVHINAVGSDLPGKIELPLAVLERSLVCPDFLAQALVEGECQQLSPEKIGPHLVELAKEPARFQAWRQRGTVFDSTGFALEDQVVTEVLLQHALALGLGTVVQLENINGSALDPYGYVFPRPGLEVAA is encoded by the coding sequence ATGGACACGCTACTGATTACGCAGCAGGACCTGAAGCAGATCGTCGCCAGGGTCGGAATCCATGCGCTGATGGATGGCCTCCTGCACTCCCTGGAAAGGGCGTTGCAAGAGTTCGACGAGACGCAGACCGAGGTCCGCAAGCGCGAGGGTTTCCTGCTCGAGGCCCCCCAGCCGGGAGTCCTGGAGTGGATGCCGGTGATGCGCAAGGGGGACTCGGTCACCTTGAAGATTGTCAGCTATGCCCCCGCCAATCCCCGGCGCTTCGGCATCCCGACCATCATCGCCAACAACAGCCTCTATGACGTCCAGACCGGCCACCTGAGGGCGCTGGTGGACGGCGTGCTGGCCACCGCGCTGAGGACGGGGGCCGCTTCGGCGATCGCCAGCAAGTACCTGGCCCACCCGGACAGCCGCGTGGTGGGGCTGGTGGGCTGCGGGGCCCAGGCCGTCACCCAGTTGCACGCCCTGTCGCGCGTCTTCGGCATCGAGCGCGTCCTCGCCTACGACATCGACCCGGACGTCCAGAAGTCCCTCCCCGCGCGGGTGGCCTTCCTCGGACTGGAGGTGCTGCCGGCTCCACTGGAGGTGGTGGAGGCCCAGGCGGACATCCTCTGCACGGCCACCTCCGTCGAGGTGGGGGCCGGCCCCGTCATCCGTGGCACGGCGTTGAAGCCCCACGTCCACATCAACGCGGTGGGCTCGGATCTGCCCGGGAAGATCGAGCTGCCGCTGGCCGTGCTCGAGCGCAGCCTGGTGTGCCCGGACTTCCTGGCGCAGGCGCTCGTCGAGGGGGAGTGTCAGCAGCTCTCCCCGGAGAAGATCGGCCCCCACCTGGTCGAGCTGGCCAAGGAGCCGGCGCGCTTCCAGGCGTGGCGCCAGCGCGGCACGGTGTTCGATTCAACGGGCTTCGCGCTGGAGGACCAGGTCGTCACCGAGGTGCTGCTCCAGCACGCGCTCGCGCTCGGGCTGGGGACCGTCGTCCAGCTCGAGAACATCAATGGCAGTGCGTTGGATCCGTACGGCTACGTCTTCCCACGCCCCGGCCTCGAAGTGGCTGCCTAG
- a CDS encoding aromatic ring-hydroxylating oxygenase subunit alpha, translating to MSEPIISPHLEKCWYPIAWSHELERKPLKARILGRQLVAFRGRQGTPIVLEDRCPHRGVELSAGDVVDGCIRCPYHGWRFGEQGKCVQIPTLEAGDAIPNVSARCHRVHEAEGAVWVCLSQEPYTAEPQAWQYPRHQAFTTVLDIECDYIRVMENLVDASHAGYLHAGLLRGEPQTAVVAEVNATPTGVHIQTRGEKARSSFLYRLFGREEQDVFHAEELVVPHVVKLIYRTGSNLSTSQFVCVPVDEHKTRMFCRITADFSLGTPLLFPVFKRVIQKILVQDKAIMENTSKMARLYPDEKLTSTKADVPSLWLARAARAFALEGPAAEMPKQVSVGFRL from the coding sequence ATGTCTGAACCCATCATCTCGCCCCACCTCGAGAAGTGCTGGTATCCCATCGCGTGGTCGCATGAGCTGGAGCGGAAGCCGCTGAAGGCCCGGATCCTGGGTCGGCAACTCGTCGCGTTTCGTGGCAGACAGGGGACGCCCATCGTCCTCGAGGATCGCTGCCCGCACCGGGGCGTCGAGCTCTCCGCGGGGGACGTCGTGGATGGGTGTATTCGCTGTCCCTACCATGGCTGGCGTTTCGGAGAGCAGGGGAAGTGCGTCCAGATACCCACGCTCGAGGCCGGGGATGCCATTCCCAACGTGTCCGCGCGCTGCCATCGCGTCCATGAGGCGGAGGGGGCCGTCTGGGTCTGTCTTTCCCAGGAGCCCTACACGGCCGAGCCCCAGGCGTGGCAATACCCCCGGCATCAGGCCTTCACCACGGTGCTCGACATCGAGTGTGACTACATCCGCGTCATGGAGAACCTGGTGGATGCCTCTCATGCCGGCTATCTGCACGCCGGCCTGCTGCGAGGCGAGCCCCAGACGGCCGTCGTGGCGGAGGTCAACGCCACTCCCACGGGAGTCCATATCCAGACCCGCGGGGAGAAGGCGAGGAGCAGCTTCCTCTACCGGCTCTTCGGACGTGAGGAGCAGGATGTGTTCCACGCCGAGGAGCTCGTCGTCCCCCACGTCGTCAAACTCATCTATCGCACGGGGAGCAATCTCTCCACGTCCCAGTTCGTATGTGTCCCGGTCGATGAGCACAAGACACGCATGTTCTGCCGGATCACCGCGGATTTCTCCCTGGGTACGCCTCTTCTCTTCCCCGTGTTCAAGCGGGTGATTCAAAAGATCCTCGTCCAGGACAAGGCCATCATGGAGAACACGTCCAAGATGGCGAGGCTGTACCCGGACGAGAAGCTGACCTCCACCAAGGCGGATGTCCCTTCCCTCTGGTTGGCACGCGCGGCCAGGGCCTTCGCCTTGGAAGGGCCGGCGGCGGAGATGCCCAAGCAGGTCTCCGTGGGGTTCCGTCTGTAA
- a CDS encoding class I SAM-dependent methyltransferase, translating into MMMDANLVASLLRCVPCGGEEFTVERNTFHCGGCGRTHAPEAGGYTDMLEAGGKSRPRPPTVAQQLMESEVFVSLYEHVMRPIFVRIFAGPDAGVPRPEGEYAIYERWLDVPARGGPWLDLSCGAGFYTQSLVRSAKGQHVVGIDLSDAMLEKAAKQLAGMRNVALLRGDARALPFREGTFSGVLNAGSLHLYADPDAAYREIFRLLQPGGTYVASTFAESPRPLGHLGVRMTGIRRTDLPGLPAALSRAGFVDYEEQRFGDAFIFKVRRPE; encoded by the coding sequence ATGATGATGGATGCCAATCTCGTGGCGTCGCTGCTGCGCTGCGTGCCCTGCGGCGGCGAGGAGTTCACCGTGGAGCGCAACACCTTCCACTGTGGCGGATGCGGGCGGACGCACGCACCGGAAGCCGGCGGCTACACGGACATGTTGGAGGCCGGCGGGAAGTCCCGGCCGCGGCCTCCCACCGTGGCGCAGCAGTTGATGGAGAGCGAGGTGTTCGTATCCCTGTACGAGCACGTCATGCGCCCCATCTTCGTGCGCATCTTCGCGGGCCCGGACGCCGGAGTGCCCCGGCCCGAGGGCGAGTACGCCATCTATGAGCGGTGGCTGGACGTGCCGGCTCGTGGAGGCCCGTGGCTGGATCTGTCGTGTGGCGCCGGCTTCTACACGCAGAGCCTGGTGCGGTCCGCGAAGGGCCAGCACGTGGTGGGGATCGATCTCTCGGACGCGATGCTGGAGAAGGCCGCGAAGCAGCTCGCCGGCATGCGCAACGTGGCGCTGCTGCGGGGAGACGCGAGGGCCCTGCCCTTCCGGGAGGGGACGTTCTCGGGCGTCCTCAACGCGGGCTCGCTGCACCTGTACGCGGATCCGGACGCGGCCTACCGGGAGATCTTCCGGTTGCTCCAGCCCGGGGGCACCTACGTGGCCAGCACCTTCGCCGAGTCCCCGCGCCCGCTGGGGCACCTGGGGGTGCGGATGACGGGCATCCGGCGCACGGATCTCCCGGGACTGCCCGCGGCGCTCTCCCGGGCCGGCTTCGTGGATTACGAGGAGCAGCGCTTCGGGGATGCCTTCATCTTCAAGGTCCGGCGCCCCGAGTAG
- a CDS encoding cytochrome-c peroxidase yields the protein MKQYRLWLGAGLVSLGAVSSSCSKESPPPEPKPAAVAAAPAPAPEPPKPRMSHEKLVSFFRLSAAAKAAEAPVDTPAQIALGRMLFFETRLSKNHDISCNSCHDLATFGVDGKTTSEGHKGQKGSRNAPTVFHAAGHVAQFWDGRASSLEEQAAGPMLNPTEMAMPDEKRILATLNSIPQYVKAFKESFPRDKKPVSVSNAARSIAAFERKLFTTARFDKFLAGDESALTEQERRGLELFASSGCTTCHNGPSVGGTSFQKLGLIEEYPTNDKGRFDVTKNEEDLHKFRVPTLRNVEKTGPWFHDGSVKELPTAVRLMAKHQLGMSFSDAEVDDIVAFLKSLTGELPGPEVLTPPELPPSSRTTPKPDPT from the coding sequence ATGAAGCAGTATCGGCTCTGGCTCGGCGCGGGACTGGTATCCCTGGGCGCCGTTTCTTCCTCGTGCAGCAAGGAGTCTCCGCCGCCCGAGCCCAAGCCGGCCGCCGTGGCCGCCGCACCCGCCCCCGCTCCCGAGCCGCCGAAGCCGAGGATGAGCCACGAGAAGCTCGTCTCCTTCTTCCGCCTGTCCGCCGCCGCGAAGGCGGCCGAGGCTCCGGTGGACACGCCGGCGCAGATCGCGCTCGGGCGCATGCTCTTCTTCGAGACGCGCCTGTCGAAGAACCACGACATCTCCTGCAACAGCTGCCACGACCTGGCCACCTTCGGCGTGGACGGCAAGACCACCTCCGAGGGCCACAAGGGCCAGAAGGGCAGCCGCAACGCGCCCACCGTCTTCCACGCCGCGGGCCACGTCGCCCAGTTCTGGGATGGCCGCGCCTCCTCGCTCGAGGAGCAGGCCGCGGGCCCGATGCTGAACCCGACGGAGATGGCCATGCCGGACGAGAAGCGCATCCTGGCCACGCTCAACTCCATTCCGCAGTACGTGAAGGCCTTCAAGGAGTCCTTCCCCCGCGACAAGAAGCCCGTGAGCGTGAGCAACGCCGCGCGCTCCATCGCCGCCTTCGAGCGCAAGCTCTTCACCACCGCGCGCTTCGACAAGTTCCTCGCGGGTGACGAGTCGGCCCTCACCGAGCAGGAGCGGCGCGGCCTGGAGTTGTTCGCCAGCTCCGGCTGCACCACGTGCCACAACGGCCCGTCGGTGGGCGGCACCTCGTTCCAGAAGCTGGGCCTCATCGAGGAGTACCCCACCAATGACAAGGGCCGCTTCGACGTGACGAAGAACGAGGAGGACCTGCACAAGTTCCGCGTGCCCACGCTGCGCAACGTGGAGAAGACGGGCCCCTGGTTCCACGACGGCTCCGTGAAGGAGCTGCCCACGGCCGTGCGTCTCATGGCCAAGCACCAGCTCGGCATGTCCTTCTCCGACGCCGAGGTGGACGACATCGTGGCCTTCCTCAAGAGCCTCACCGGCGAGCTGCCCGGGCCGGAGGTGCTCACGCCCCCCGAGCTCCCGCCCAGCTCGCGCACCACGCCGAAGCCGGACCCGACGTAG
- a CDS encoding YfiM family protein, whose protein sequence is MTAREIPWFVLCLSLLAPLPARSEVREIPSRDDWFGRDKALHFGVSAGLAGAGYAGGALFFEAREARWLTGSGVALGAGVAKEIYDAGRGSFFSVKDLTWDVLGTATGLALSWAVDRLFFQREASARTPALQRSPLAFSLNSGGHPQGVPGNGRNMPVMLFLSGGW, encoded by the coding sequence ATGACTGCCCGTGAAATCCCGTGGTTCGTGTTGTGTCTGTCGTTGCTCGCGCCGCTCCCGGCTCGGAGCGAGGTGCGTGAGATTCCCTCCCGGGATGACTGGTTCGGTCGGGACAAGGCGCTGCACTTCGGCGTCAGCGCGGGTCTGGCCGGCGCGGGATATGCCGGCGGAGCGCTCTTCTTCGAGGCGCGCGAGGCGCGGTGGCTCACCGGCTCGGGGGTGGCGCTCGGGGCGGGGGTGGCCAAGGAAATCTACGACGCCGGGCGCGGGAGCTTCTTCTCGGTGAAGGACCTGACCTGGGACGTGCTGGGGACGGCCACCGGGCTCGCCCTGTCCTGGGCCGTCGACCGGCTCTTCTTCCAACGGGAGGCTTCCGCCCGGACGCCCGCACTCCAGCGCTCCCCCCTGGCCTTCTCCCTCAACTCGGGGGGTCATCCCCAAGGAGTGCCGGGTAATGGTAGGAATATGCCCGTGATGTTGTTCCTCTCGGGAGGTTGGTAG